ATGCCTTGTGAGCCGCGTCTACCGCTAATTCTAAATCTTCCTTGGAAGAATGAGCCGCTTGCGTGAAGTTTTTTCCGTTAACAGGAGAAACCACATCAAAATATTGTCCGTTCACCGGAGCTGTAAACTGACCATTAATATAATTATCATATTTACTTTTGAAATCAGGCCACTGTAAAACAGTTTTTGATTTTTGTTCTGTTATTGTGCTCATATCGTATTGTTTTTAATTTCTGTTAAGCCAAATTACATTTCCCCAATAAGAACAGATAGCATAATCCTACAAAAAAACTTCAAAATCGTATTCGCTAGGAATTTTATACTTTTTTAACAATACCTCGATTTTATATTTTCTTATATTTGATAGAATGGGTTTTAAAAATGTATAGAAATGAATGATAATAAGTTTTTATTAAATACTCCTGATCTGAAAAAAGAAAATCAGCTGATGAGCCTTGTTGAAAACCAAACGAAATTCAATCTCAACAATTGTGAGTTCAGTATCTATGAAACCCATAAAACTGCTTTTGGTGTAAAACTTCATTTTGATACCATTGCATTTACCGCTATGCTGAGAGGAAAAAAGCATATGAAACTGGAAAATAAAACAGGATATTTTGATTATTTTCCAGGAGAGAGCATACTGGTAGCACCAGGAGAAACAATGATTATTGATTTTCCTGAAGCTGATGAAACTCCATCACAATGTATTTCATTAAGTCTTAATCCTGATTTTATAGAAGATTCGCTTAACCATTTGAATTACACATTACCAAAGGTGGATGAAACTTCTCAATGGAATATTCAGCTGGATGAGTATTTTCTATTCAATAATAAATCTCTGGCTTCCGCTACCAACAATATCATGAGGATCGCTATGGATGATAATTCTCAAAAAGACATCATGGCTGATTTTGCCCTGAAGGAACTTTTGATAAGATTGATGCAGACCCAGGCCAGAGGTATGGTAGAGAAGAATATTGCAAAAAATAAATCGAGAATAGGTTTTGCCGTCGATTATATCAAAAAAAATCTTCATCAGAAACTTTCCATTGACAGCATTGCTAAACTTGCTTATGTCAGCAAATCAAATTTCTTTAAAATGTTTAAAGATGAACTAGGTACTTCACCCAATGATTTCATTTTACAAGAGCGAATCAACCGGGCTAAAGAATTATTGGCTACTCAGAATAGCATTAAAGAAACCGCTTATCAAACAGGTTTTTCAGATACAAATTATTTTACAAGAGTATTCAAACAACTTGTGGGAGTAACACCAAAGACTTATCAGAATAAGGTTATATTCTTTGAATAAAAATCTTATTTCTTTTAGAAATATGACATGAAACGACTATTCGCCTTCGCGACCATATTACTTTTCTCAAGTAGTAAATACAATTCCCAAACTTCTACAAACAAGTTTGAGATTTCATCCGATCTGGAGCAAATTTCCTTATGGGCAAAAAGCAATATGCCTGATCAACTAGGTAGTATAAACGCAGAAATGATAACTAATAAAGGGTCTGTCACTCATGTTTCTGATCCAAGGTTAATTATTCATCGACCTAAAAAACCAAATGGTATAGCCATTTTAGTCATTAGTGGTGGCGGATATGCTCACATAGAATTAGGAAAAGAAAGTACACCAACTGCGAATTGGTTAGCATCAGAAGGAGTAACTGCCTTTGAACTTATTTATAGATTGCCACAAGAAGGTTGGAAGACGACCAATGTTCCTTTTGAAGATGCACAAAGAGCTATGCGAATAATCAGAAGTTCAGCCAAAAATTATGGTATAGATCCTCATAAAATTGGCATCTTAGGGTTCTCAGCCGGTGGACATTTAGCCGGAATGATTGCCACGCAACCTAATAAGATGTTTTATAAACCCGTCGACGATATAGATTCTCTATCTGCAAGACCCGATTTTGTAGGATTGATTTATCCGGTTATTTCAATGCTTCCCCCGAATAATAAAACCCATGCTTTTAAGAGTATTCTTGGGAAAAATCCATCAACTTCCGAGGAAATAGAATTCTCTGTGGAAAGGCAGGTGAATAGTCAAACACCACCAACTTTATTAGCACAAGCAATTGATGATCCTATTTCTCCTGTGGAGAATAGTATATTAATGGATGATGCATTAAAGAAGGTGAATGTTCCTGTTGAAATGCATTTGTTTAAGAATGGAGGACATGGTTGGGGATTGGGAAAGAAAGGAAGTGAGGTTGCGGCGTGGCCGGGGATTTTTAGGGAGTGGATAGGAAATGGGAGCTTTAAGATACTTGAACACAACTGCTGTGATTTTAACAAAAAAAAGAGAATATTCTATTAAGATAGCCTCTTTTTTTTTGTAATTTATAAAGCCAGTAGCAATAGGTATTTACTTATGATGTTATCAGCATAAGCTTTTTATAAAACGTCCATTTATCTTTTCTTTTTACAAAAAAATAAATATCTGTTTTTCCTCCATATCTCCCCTTACTAAAATCAGTCTCATCTAATACAATAAATGCCTTTTTTATTGTATGGTCTATATAAATATTTGAAAACTTAAATTGAACATACGCATTCGATTTGATTATAGACTCGTTTTGTAAAAATTGAACCTTTTTAAAAGACTTTTTCGAAAAGCTTGTCAAATCAAAAGAAAGGTATTTTGTGTTTTCATTAATATTAAATCCTTCTTTATTGATTAATTTGTAATAATCTTTTCTACAATTTTCGACAGAATTCAACTCACCCATTCCTATTACAGACTCACAGTGCTCTTTGAAGAAATCGGTCTGTCCTGCATTTTTTAACAAAAAAATAGGAAATGTACCATTTTTATGGTATTCTAATGGAAGTCCGTAAAGATTAGAAATAAATCTATCCACATTTTCATCAATTATTTCTTTAGCAATCGTTTCATCTTTTATTGGATTACTACAATTTATAAAAAAAAATAAAAGAAAAATAATGTTCAAAAGTTTAAAGTTTCCAGCCATACTTGTATGATAAATTAATTGTTTCTTGGTTTACTCCTGTAACAGTCCCGAAAGTCCGTTGTTCCCAATAATTTTCCATAATCAGTTTCTCCCCATTTATTATTTGGAGCATCAGAAGGTAGAATATTATATGCTTACCACCAGTGTACAAATTCGTGTAATACTGTAACTGCAAGCAGAAAAGAAGTACCTTGTATAAATATAGTACTCCACTTACCATTCCGGTAACCGCAGCCGAAGAAATAGACCTAAAAAAATCCACTAACTGTCTTTAATAGATTAATTTTGGCATTGATTTTCAGAATAATTAGCTCTGATTTTCAATAAAATAGAATGTGCGAATTTAACTTTTTTTTAAGAAAATAAAACATGACTTTTCACAGCTTTAAATGTTTGAACTTTTCTTAATTCAATAGCAATCGCAATAAAAGTTAATATTATCAAAAGTTTACTCCCACGTTGGCGGAAATGGTCAGAACTTTTTAAGGATGGACTGGGTTACAGATAATAAAAGCCATGCTTGAAGCTTGGCTTTTATTTATTGATAGAAGATTAATATCCTGGATTCTGTTTGAGGTTTGGATTAAGATTAATTGCTTCCTGTGGAATTGGCAATACAAATCTGTGACTATTTACCGGTAAAGTTTTCAAAGCTCCCGTTGGAGCATCTGTCCCACTACCATTGGCTGCTGAACCGTAATCTGATCGTACAACCGCCTGCCCTAATCTCTTTATAGTCCAGAACCTATCATTTTCAAAGGCGAGTTCCAACCTTCTCTCCTTGTAAATAGCATTTAACAAATCATTCCCTGTTTCAGTACCCGGAACAAATGTTTCATATCTTTGCTCCCTTAATTTATTAAGCAATGTAAGAGCCAGAGCAGGATTTGGTGTCGGAGATTTCATGTAAGCTTCTGCAACATTCAAATACACTTCCGAAGATCTCAAAAACTTAATATCTACAACCTGTCTTACTGTTGAATTCGCTCTTGTTCTATACTTGATAACATGATTATATGGTGTCGTTCCAAAATTAGCAGTAACAACATAGGCCGTTTTCCGAATATCATTATCTGTGTACTTTGTAAATAAATCATAATTTACGTTATACTCCGATCTTATTCCCGACACTTCCTGATTATAAGCTACTCCTACCGTAACATTATCCGCAGATATATTAGAATTTAAAATGGTGAACAATTCTCCATCATCAGATGCATCCCTCCAAACATTTACAAAACTACTTCTCATTCCTACAGATGGAGACGCTGCTATGCATTGCTCTCCGTATTCAATAGCCTTACTGTAATTACCCCTATATAAGTATATACGAGATAAAAAACCTAAAACGGATGTTTTATTAAGTCTCCCAACCCCTCCATTGGTAGTATTAATTTTATTTAAAGCGTCTTCTAAATCAGCTATAATCTTATCATATGTCATACTTACTGAGGTATCCCTTGCTGGTTTCATAGCAGGATTAAAGGTCGTTACATAGGCAATTCCCATAGAAGAAGATGCATCAGAACTTTGTGTGGGAATTTTTGCATACGCCCGTACCAGATCGAAGTGTGCAATTGCTCTAATCGCTTTAGCCTCGCCTTCTATGTTTCTCATGTAATTACTATAAGGAACTTTATTTAAATTGTCCAGAACAAGATTAGCTTTAGAAATTACATTATAGGCCGATCCGTAAAGTGCAGTAACAGCTGTTGATTGTGGAGTGTAAGACCATTCATAGGCTGCTTTATTCGTTTGTCTGCCTTCTGTATTTAAT
The sequence above is drawn from the Chryseobacterium daecheongense genome and encodes:
- a CDS encoding alpha/beta hydrolase, encoding MKRLFAFATILLFSSSKYNSQTSTNKFEISSDLEQISLWAKSNMPDQLGSINAEMITNKGSVTHVSDPRLIIHRPKKPNGIAILVISGGGYAHIELGKESTPTANWLASEGVTAFELIYRLPQEGWKTTNVPFEDAQRAMRIIRSSAKNYGIDPHKIGILGFSAGGHLAGMIATQPNKMFYKPVDDIDSLSARPDFVGLIYPVISMLPPNNKTHAFKSILGKNPSTSEEIEFSVERQVNSQTPPTLLAQAIDDPISPVENSILMDDALKKVNVPVEMHLFKNGGHGWGLGKKGSEVAAWPGIFREWIGNGSFKILEHNCCDFNKKKRIFY
- a CDS encoding AraC family transcriptional regulator N-terminal domain-containing protein: MNDNKFLLNTPDLKKENQLMSLVENQTKFNLNNCEFSIYETHKTAFGVKLHFDTIAFTAMLRGKKHMKLENKTGYFDYFPGESILVAPGETMIIDFPEADETPSQCISLSLNPDFIEDSLNHLNYTLPKVDETSQWNIQLDEYFLFNNKSLASATNNIMRIAMDDNSQKDIMADFALKELLIRLMQTQARGMVEKNIAKNKSRIGFAVDYIKKNLHQKLSIDSIAKLAYVSKSNFFKMFKDELGTSPNDFILQERINRAKELLATQNSIKETAYQTGFSDTNYFTRVFKQLVGVTPKTYQNKVIFFE
- a CDS encoding RagB/SusD family nutrient uptake outer membrane protein, which translates into the protein MKKLLNISIISLLSFFTIQCSDDRFNVLPNNQDTPETIFTSESNYRVVVDGAYDAFKSPTYYNGDTGSSIILGDVLADNLILNTEGRQTNKAAYEWSYTPQSTAVTALYGSAYNVISKANLVLDNLNKVPYSNYMRNIEGEAKAIRAIAHFDLVRAYAKIPTQSSDASSSMGIAYVTTFNPAMKPARDTSVSMTYDKIIADLEDALNKINTTNGGVGRLNKTSVLGFLSRIYLYRGNYSKAIEYGEQCIAASPSVGMRSSFVNVWRDASDDGELFTILNSNISADNVTVGVAYNQEVSGIRSEYNVNYDLFTKYTDNDIRKTAYVVTANFGTTPYNHVIKYRTRANSTVRQVVDIKFLRSSEVYLNVAEAYMKSPTPNPALALTLLNKLREQRYETFVPGTETGNDLLNAIYKERRLELAFENDRFWTIKRLGQAVVRSDYGSAANGSGTDAPTGALKTLPVNSHRFVLPIPQEAINLNPNLKQNPGY